Genomic segment of Pararhodobacter zhoushanensis:
CCCGATCCCCCAGAGCGCCCGCGCCTCAGCCGCGCTGGCGACCGACCGTCCCGCCTCGCGCGCCACCCGTGCCAGAGCCTCGACCAGCGCGCCATTGCCCGAGGCGCGCGATCCGTCGGGCAGATAGAACGTGTCCTCCAGCCCGGTGCGCAGATGCCCGCCCAGCTCGGCCGCGCGGCGGTGCAGATCCCAGACTTCGGCCCGGCCGATCACCGTGGTCTGCCACGGGCAGCCCTCGGGGCGGTATTTCAGCACAAGCGGCAACAGATCCGGGTCGGCGGGCATCCCCGACGACACCCCCATCACGAAATTCACCTGCGGGCGCGCGACCAAGCCGACCTCGGCGAACATCGCGACTGACCGCACGATCCCGGTATCAAAGCACTCGAATTCCGGCTTTGTGCCCGTCTCGTCCATCACACCGACGATCTCGGCGATCTTGTCGACCGGGTTGTCGAACAGCATCGGCGGCCAGGCCCACTGCCCGCCCGAGCGCGTCTTGAGGTAATTCAGCGAGCCCGCGTTACAGGCCGCGATCTCGGGCCGCCCGGCGCGCAGGCAGGCGATCGGGCCGGACTGGTCGCGCCCGACGATGCCGGTGGTGAAGTTCAGGATCACGCCCGGACAGGCGCTGCGGATCGCCTGCGCCACCTCGACCGCCAGCGCGGGATCCCAGCTGGGCAGGTGCCCGCGCCCCGCGCCCTGCTGGCGGAAATGGACATGCATGCAGACCGCGCCTGCGTCCCAGGCCTCATGGGCCGAGGCGGCCAGGTCCTCGGGCGTCACCGGCACCGGGTGTTGGCGCGGATCGGTCAGCACGCCGGTCAGCGCGCAGGTGATGATGGCGGTGTCTGTCATGGGCCTCTCCCTGCGTGCCAGCCTAGCAAGCCGCGAAAAACAAGCAAGCGCTTGGTTGTTTTCCGCCACGTCACGGCGTAGACACGTCCCATGACCGCGCCCCTCTTCGATCCCGAAAAACCCCGCGACCGGCTGCTCTCTGCCGCCGCGCGGCTGTTTCACCGTCAGGGGTATGCGGCCACAACCGTGCGCGAGATCGGGGCCGAGGTCGGCATCCTGTCTGGCAGCCTGTTCCACCATGTCAAAAGCAAGGAGGATATTCTCTTTGCCGTCATGGACCGCGTCATCAGCGCCATGCTCGACGCCCTGCGCGCCGGGCTGGCGACCGCGACCGATCCGCGAACCCGCCTGCGCGCGCTGATCAGCGTCGAGCTGCACTATCTGCACGGCCCTGCTGCCGATGCCACCGGCGTTCTGTTCCACGAATGGCGCGCGCTGTCCGAGCAGCGGCGCGCCGTGCTGCTGGACGGGCGCAGCGCCTATTTCGCGCTGTGGCAGCAGGTGCTGACCGAGGCGCAGACTGCGGGTCTCACGACACTGGACCCCACGATGCTGCGCCAGTTCCTGCACGGGGCGCTTGCCTGGACCAGTTTCTGGTACAAGCCGGGCGGCGCGCTGGACCTTGAGGCGCTGACCGATCAGGCGCTGACCCTCGTCCTGCCCCCCTTGCGCTGACGGGGCCCGCGCCGCAGGATGCGCGCGAACTGGAGAGGTTTATGGACGATTTTGACAACCTTCTGCGTGCCAATCCCGCGCCCGCCCCGCAAACGCGCCTGCTGTGGGAGGCGGTCGTGACCTGCCTGCCCAAGCAGGATCTGGGCATCGGCCCCTATGGCGAACGGTTCATCGTGCCCATCACCGGCGGGCTCTTTCGCGGCGCCCCGGGATTCGAGACCCTGAGCGGCACGGTCCTGTCCGGTGGCGCGGACCGCCAGTTGCTGCGCGCCGACGGGGTCAAGGAACTCGAGGCGATCTACGAGATGCAGGTCGACGATGGCACCGTGCTGCATATCGAGAACCGCGTGACCATCGACGATCCCACCCCGAACGGGCGCTATGCGCTCTCGCATCTCAGAATTACGGCCCCCAAGGGCCGGTGGGACTGGCTGAACCGTCGGGTGTTTGTCGGCTCGATGAACAGCCTGCCCCCGGCCGAGGTGCGGTGAAGATCAACGTCTGGCTGGTCGAACCGGCGTGAACGACGCACCCGAACCGCAACCAGAGCTGCAACCGCTGCGCCCCTCGGCATGGCAGGGCACCGGACGCCCGCGCAGGCCGCTGGGGCTGGTCGGTGCGCTGGTGGTCTTCGCGTTCTGGCTGGGGCTTTCCTCGCTGGGGTTCTTGCCGGGCACCTTTGGCCCGATCGCTCAGGCGCCGGTGCCACAAGCGCTCGGCGTCGGGTTTCTGCTGCTGTGCCTGCTGGCGTTTCGCTGGTCGGATCTGGCGCTGGGCTTGCCCAGACCCGGCACGCAGCGGATCATGTGGTTGCCGTGGCTCTATCTGCCCGGTTTTGGCGCGCTGGTCGTCTGGGTCGGCACCCCTCCCGCGATACAGCTGATCGGGTTGTTTGGCCTGATGGTCTGGATTGCGGTGTCCGAAGAGCTGATGTTTCGCGGCATCCTGTTCCCGGCCCTGCGGCGTCGGCTGCGGATCTGGCCCGCGATGCTGCTGACCAGCGTGGTGTTTGGCCTGGTCCATCTGGGGAACGGGCTGGAAATGGGTGACTTCCGCCCCGCCGCCGTGCAATCCGTCGCCGCCATATCGACCGGCCTTCTGCTGCTGGCCATGCGGTTGCGCCGAGGCTCGATCTGGCCTGCCGTGGTGTATCACCTGTTGTGGAATTTCGGTGCGTTCTCGCTGGAACTCGCGCTGCGCCAGCAGGGCAAGGACGGCGCGCCGGCGCTGTTTTCACTGATGATCCTGCCGCTGATCGTGGTGGTGCCGAACGGGCTGTACGCCCTGTGGCTGCTACGCCATGCCAGGCGCGGCGACCTGCCCGGCGATGTCCCCGGCGCGCCCTGAGACCGGCCAGTCGGTGAGGATCGGCACGCTTCGCCCTTCGCCCTTTTCCGCAGCGCGGCGGGTGCTGGTCCTGCTGAACCCGGCATGGAATGCTGTGATGCGCGCCTTATGTCACGCACGCAAAACGTAACACCGGCAAATCAACGTGTTACAATGCGAAAAATTCCAGGTGGTAGCCGCTGTGGGACTCGAACCCACACGCTCATACGAGCAACGGATTTTAAGTCCGGTCTGTCTACCATTCCAGCAAGCGGCCACTGCTAACGTTTTCAGCACGTTGGGGCGTTGGGCGCAAGGGGCGTGCCGGGATGTTTGCGCGAGCGGTTCATGATTCTCGCCCCGGCCCCCGGCCTTGGGTTTCCGCCAAAAGCGTGTCGAAATCTGCGCCAAGGTTGACCGCTTGCAATGTGCCGTGCATCCGGTCTGGGACCGCCCCCCTGAAAGGCGTGACGTGACGATCGCCGACGATATCGGTTAACTTGACGTGTTGTCTCAGCTCATCACTTCCCCCATGATTGCAAAATTATCGCCTAATGCAACCCTGAGCTTGCCGAGTGTCCCTTCGTTCCCTGCGTTTCGAACTTGCCCTCTGTGCGGCGCTGCTCGGTATATGGTGCGTTCTGGCTGGGCGCTTCTTCTTGGGAAACTGGGCACCGGACATCTCGGCGGTGTATATCGCAGGCTGGCTGTGGGCGAATGGTCAGGAGTCGCTGATCTACGCCGTGCCACCCGGCTTTTTCGGCGGCATTTCCGACACGTGGCACCC
This window contains:
- a CDS encoding TetR/AcrR family transcriptional regulator, which translates into the protein MTAPLFDPEKPRDRLLSAAARLFHRQGYAATTVREIGAEVGILSGSLFHHVKSKEDILFAVMDRVISAMLDALRAGLATATDPRTRLRALISVELHYLHGPAADATGVLFHEWRALSEQRRAVLLDGRSAYFALWQQVLTEAQTAGLTTLDPTMLRQFLHGALAWTSFWYKPGGALDLEALTDQALTLVLPPLR
- a CDS encoding BKACE family enzyme encodes the protein MTDTAIITCALTGVLTDPRQHPVPVTPEDLAASAHEAWDAGAVCMHVHFRQQGAGRGHLPSWDPALAVEVAQAIRSACPGVILNFTTGIVGRDQSGPIACLRAGRPEIAACNAGSLNYLKTRSGGQWAWPPMLFDNPVDKIAEIVGVMDETGTKPEFECFDTGIVRSVAMFAEVGLVARPQVNFVMGVSSGMPADPDLLPLVLKYRPEGCPWQTTVIGRAEVWDLHRRAAELGGHLRTGLEDTFYLPDGSRASGNGALVEALARVAREAGRSVASAAEARALWGIG
- a CDS encoding CPBP family intramembrane glutamic endopeptidase; amino-acid sequence: MNDAPEPQPELQPLRPSAWQGTGRPRRPLGLVGALVVFAFWLGLSSLGFLPGTFGPIAQAPVPQALGVGFLLLCLLAFRWSDLALGLPRPGTQRIMWLPWLYLPGFGALVVWVGTPPAIQLIGLFGLMVWIAVSEELMFRGILFPALRRRLRIWPAMLLTSVVFGLVHLGNGLEMGDFRPAAVQSVAAISTGLLLLAMRLRRGSIWPAVVYHLLWNFGAFSLELALRQQGKDGAPALFSLMILPLIVVVPNGLYALWLLRHARRGDLPGDVPGAP
- a CDS encoding DUF3237 domain-containing protein, with the protein product MDDFDNLLRANPAPAPQTRLLWEAVVTCLPKQDLGIGPYGERFIVPITGGLFRGAPGFETLSGTVLSGGADRQLLRADGVKELEAIYEMQVDDGTVLHIENRVTIDDPTPNGRYALSHLRITAPKGRWDWLNRRVFVGSMNSLPPAEVR